In Halostagnicola larsenii XH-48, the sequence GCGGGTGTCCCTGCGAGTGCATCGAACGCCACGGCTCGCCCGTGATCGACGTTCGAGCGAGGGAGTCTGCGCTGTTTCTCACCTTCCACGCGCCCGATATGGAGGGGTTACAGGCGATCATCGGGGAGTTACAGCGTCGGTACTCGACTCTGGATGTCCAGCGACTGCTTCAGTCACAACACGACCGCGCCGAACAGCATCTCGTCTTCGTCGATCGGAGCACGCTCACGGACCGACAAACGGAGGTGCTCGAGACGGCCCACCGAATGGGGTACTTCGACCACCCGAAACGAGCCAACGCCGGCGAGGTCGCGGACGTACTCGACATTTCCGGGACGACGTTCAGCGAACACCTCGCGGCCGCACAGACGAAACTCCTCGATGCGATCGTCGAATACGAACCGGAGTGATCGACGATTCTCGAGGGCATTGGTCAAGAAGGCTTCGAGAACTACCGGCGGCTGGCAGCGAACCGCAACCCTATATGCAATGGGCACGCAGCAATGAACAAAGACCACCGGTTCGAACGAACCGACCATCCTCATGAGTAGATACGAGTTCACCTGCCCGGAATGCGGACAAGTAATCGAGGTCAACGAGTCTATGCGCGAGGCCACGTTGACCCACGGCTGTCCAGTCTGTAGCGCCGACGTTACGGCCGCCGATTTTGCCCCTAATCAGCAAACGAGTTGAGAGGAGCGAGGCGCGGCGTCTCCGTCAGTCCGTTCGATCGATTTCCGTTCGCCGTCCGCTCAGCGACTCGGGCTCGAGGCGGTACAGTTCGATGTCGAGGTCCTGTTTGTCGTGCGCCCAGATTTCGAAGAGCGGGCGCTTCGCGTCTCCGTACTGGGCGATCTGTTCCGGCGTCAACGTCGTCGGCGGAATGGACTCGAGGACGCCGATAGCCACGACGCTCCGATAGGTCTCGTCCTGTTCGTCGTAGACGACGAGGCGAGCAGCCGGCGAGGAATCGAGAAACTGTCGTTTTTCGCTTTCCGGCGTCGATACGAGCCGCAGATAGACGACGCGATCGGTATCGTCGTACCCGTATGAAATAGGAATCGCGTAGGGGTCGTCCTCGCGCGCGAGCGACAGTACCCCCGTCTCGTGAGCGCCGAGGAAGGCATCGATCGCCTCGTCGGTCATTGCAGTCTCCTGGTCGATTGCCATCGTTTCAGTACGATGGGCAAGGGGGAACACGCTCTTTATAGTTGCCATCGCGCGGGCAGGACCGATGCAACGAAATTGATTGGCATTCGTAATACCAAGAACGGCACCCCTGTCGAAATTCGACCGAACAAGTTCGTCCCAAATATCATCCACCTGCGTTCCCAACCGGGAGACGAATGAGCGACCGCACGAATAGATCCCCGACACCCACCGAATGCGCCACGCT encodes:
- a CDS encoding pyridoxamine 5'-phosphate oxidase family protein, translating into MAIDQETAMTDEAIDAFLGAHETGVLSLAREDDPYAIPISYGYDDTDRVVYLRLVSTPESEKRQFLDSSPAARLVVYDEQDETYRSVVAIGVLESIPPTTLTPEQIAQYGDAKRPLFEIWAHDKQDLDIELYRLEPESLSGRRTEIDRTD
- a CDS encoding helix-turn-helix domain-containing protein; the encoded protein is MASGIRAEVKLTDPDGCIVTQAATEASGTVQSVSKSTSPEQPERVSEEFMLQAAEYPDEFETDTELSPVFSYGSSEVYRFDRELGCGCPCECIERHGSPVIDVRARESALFLTFHAPDMEGLQAIIGELQRRYSTLDVQRLLQSQHDRAEQHLVFVDRSTLTDRQTEVLETAHRMGYFDHPKRANAGEVADVLDISGTTFSEHLAAAQTKLLDAIVEYEPE
- a CDS encoding DUF7560 family zinc ribbon protein, translating into MSRYEFTCPECGQVIEVNESMREATLTHGCPVCSADVTAADFAPNQQTS